In the genome of Quercus robur chromosome 3, dhQueRobu3.1, whole genome shotgun sequence, one region contains:
- the LOC126717572 gene encoding trans-resveratrol di-O-methyltransferase-like isoform X1: MEKYKKLRIKEINTKMDLIHGEGVSELFQVQCHLYKHIFSYIDSMSLKCAIQLGIPDTIHNHGQPITLQELVSKLNIHPEKTSCVHRLMRLLVHSGFFAKTIVHENQEKEKEEEAYTLTPSSRLILKENVTSLSPFVLAMLDPALVSPWQFLGDWFQGSELTPFEKAHGKGLWDYCNQNPEYNNIFNEGMASDSRQMNLVVKDYKPIFEGLGSLVDVGGGTGTVARIISEAFPHMKCTVFDLPHVVANLPDSKNLKFVGGDMFQYIPPADAILFKWILHDWSDEECVKILKNCKEAITSKGKEGKVIVIDVVINQEKDEHDVTTTKLLFDALMMVLLTGKERNKKEWEKLFLEAGFSYYKIVSSFGMKSVIEIYP; the protein is encoded by the exons ATGGAGAAGTATAAGAAGCTTAGAATTAAAGAGATCAACACTAAGATGGATCTTATTCATGGTGAGGGAGTAAGTGAGTTATTTCAGGTTCAGTGTCATTTGTATAAACACATTTTTAGCTACATAGATTCCATGTCACTTAAATGTGCAATTCAGCTAGGCATTCCTGACACAATCCACAACCATGGCCAACCCATTACTCTCCAAGAGTTGGTCTCTAAGCTTAACATTCACCCTGAAAAAACTAGCTGCGTGCACAGGCTTATGCGTCTATTGGTGCACTCTGGCTTCTTCGCTAAAACAATAGTTcatgaaaatcaagaaaaagaaaaagaagaagaagcctaTACCCTCACACCTTCTTCTAGGCTTATCCTCAAAGAAAATGTCACCAGCTTATCACCATTTGTTCTGGCAATGCTTGATCCTGCACTTGTAAGCCCATGGCAGTTCTTGGGAGATTGGTTTCAGGGGAGTGAGCTCACACCTTTTGAGAAAGCACATGGGAAAGGTCTCTGGGACTATTGCAACCAAAACCCAGAATACAATAACATTTTCAATGAAGGAATGGCCAGTGATTCCCGACAGATGAACTTGGTTGTAAAGGACTACAAGCCCATTTTTGAGGGTTTAGGTTCATTGGTTGATGTTGGAGGTGGTACTGGGACAGTGGCAAGGATTATTTCTGAGGCATTTCCTCACATGAAATGCACAGTGTTTGATCTCCCACATgttgttgccaacttgccaGATAgtaaaaatctgaaatttgttGGTGGCGATATGTTTCAATATATCCCTCCTGCAGATGCCATTCTGTTCAAG TGGATTTTGCATGATTGGAGCGATGAGGAATGTGTCAAAATACTGAAAAATTGCAAGGAGGCTATTACGAGCAAAGGTAAGGAAGGAAAGGTAATTGTCATAGACGTAGTGATAAATCAAGAGAAGGATGAACATGATGTTACCACTACAAAGCTCCTCTTTGATGCACTAATGATGGTTTTGCTAActggaaaagagagaaacaagaaAGAATGGGAGAAGCTATTCTTGGAGGCTGGCTTTAGCTACTACAAAATTGTGTCATCGTTTGGCATGAAGTCCGTCATTGAGATTTATCCTTAA
- the LOC126719436 gene encoding uncharacterized protein LOC126719436 — protein sequence MDAMNRALRRATQSPFSNEIEQAPMLSRFTWPPFNSYDEKMDPVEHVSHYIHMMSLHAHNDVLMCKEFDAKFVTYSRVPQLVDALLSIKMRVGETLRSYANRYWELYNEIGRGNEKIVASTFKMGLLEGSELRELLTKRPPEDMRQLMRRIKEYKRLEDDQLQNKGKAPLLGRSRQGNISTRPKKDFRMQELEAQIEGVNVAFKESVHKILDRIKNESFFR from the exons ATGGATGCCATGAACCGGGCCTTACGAAGAGCTACTCAGTCACCATTCTCAAATGAAATTGAACAGGCCCCTATGCTGAGTCGATTTACATggccaccattcaattcctacgaCGAGAAAATGGACCCTGTGGAGCATGTTAGTCATTATATCCACATGATGTCCTTACATGCACATAATGATGTGCTAatgtgtaag GAGTTCGACGCTAAATTCGTGACGTACAGTCGAGTGCCGCAACTGGTGGATGCGCTACTTTCCATAAAAATGAGGGTCGgtgaaacccttcggagttatgccaatCGATATTGGGAACTATACAATGAGATCGGTAGGGGAAATGAGAAGATAGTGGCAAGCACCTTCAAGATGGGGTTGCTCGAGGGTTCTGAACTACGGGAGTTGCTGACAAAAAGACCtcccgaggatatgaggcaacttatGAGGCGTATTAAGGAGTATAAGCGTCTCGAAGATGATCAGTTACAGAATAAGGGGAAGGCCCCATTACTCGGTAGATCCCGACAGGGCAATATTTCGACAAGACCAAAAAAGGATTTCAGGATGCAGGAATTAGAAGCGCAAATTGAAGGGGTGAATGTGGCGTTCAAAGAGTCGGTGCATAAAATTCTAGATCGGATTAAGAACGAGTCGTTCTTCAGGTAG